The Methylomarinum sp. Ch1-1 genome includes the window ACCATCGCTTAAAATATTGTTGTTACGCCTAATTAACATAGATAGCTTACCGGTTCCGGTTAAGTTATTGTTAATTCTAAATCTCCGGTCCTTTATGCTGGGCGAAACATAATAGTGTTCTTGATCAACCGCATCGACATAATTACCTGTGTTAAGCTTTTTAACGCTAAGTGATTTTCCTGTCAGTAGTTCATAATAAAAGCCCATTAAGCGAGTGTATTTGCCACCTGGGTTTAAAGCTAGGGCGCACTCAATCTCTTCGTCAACGCCTGACTGTTGAAATACAGCCGCCAAGCATTGTAGATTTAATGCTTCGTATTTCATGGCAAACGTGAAATGATCAACAGTGGTGTCTTTGGAGCGATAAGACTCAGGATAGAGACGGCTTTGCGTATTTTCTTGCTTAATTGATGAAATTTTCTCTGAATAACATTCAGGCTCAACCTGAATAAACTCAAGATTGAAGTGCTCTTTTAGCCATGAATAACCTAGCTTGTTCTCACCCATTCTGCACCTACAGTTTAAAAACACATACAAACACAAGGAAATGTTTGTAAACTTTTATTTTAGTGTAATTTTGATTATTTTTTAACATATTTGTTCAAAAACACATACAAATGTGTAGCGCGCCGTCTTTGGTTGTATTAAGCAACTCCCTGATCAATCAATTGTTTGATTTTGCTTCGTTCTAATCCTTTCACCAATCCTAATTTTATAGCGGTTGCGTCATTGGTTGGGTTTGTTATACCTATTGAGTCAGCGTGAAAAAATGCCAAATTGTCCGCTTCTTCAGCTCGAATATTTCGATGTGTATTCAGCCAGGCAGCCTGATGATCCGGACATTGCCTTCGGGCTTTGTGAACTAGGCATGGGCTGTCCTGAGCTGGGTAATGTGCTAATTGGCGCAACTCCGGGGCCATTTAGGATTACCGGTCGAGTGCGATTTGAACTTCAGGGCCGATAAAACTTTGAGCCATTATGGACTAGCGGGCCATTTGGACCGGATAAGTAGTGGCCGTTACCGACCATCACTCTCCTAAGAACCGTGCATGCGAGTTTCCCAGCACACGGCTCAAGCCTTCCTAAAGCCAGTATGATCCGGCAACTCCCGCTGCATTTACCACCCATGATTCAGCAATTGCTTTTGCTGTCTGCGCTTCTCGAAGTAAGAGAGGTACGTAACATCATAGGGAGTGAGTTTCACATGGCGTTTGATTCTAACGTTGGCAATGTTAACAAGCCTCAGCAGAATCAAGCGATTGTCAGCATCGCTGATCCTGGCGTGAAAGTGCCAAGTTTTGAGCGCTGGATGACAGAAGTATTTCTCCCTCAGCCATTTCGCGTTCTTTTGAGGATGCCGTCGCCTGGTCCATCGACAAAGCGATTGGAATACCGTTTCATCTACCCTGGAGAAGATGGCTTTCGATACCACGTAGCGGTAGTGATTCGCCCACCCCCTTAATTTAGGATTGAGTAGCCGAATTAGACTTTCCGTTTTGATCGTAGGATTGGATTTGCTAATGGTACGCAGTGTGTCCACAAACGTTTTCACGCTTTTCTTGGACGGTTTGATCAGCAATTTGCCGTCGTATTTGCGCACATTGAAGCCGAGGAAATCGAAGCCCTGATTGCCGGGTTAGGCAACATCATCCCACTTACCAAGGCTGGTTAGATGGTCCCACAGTGAACTCGTTGATAGTCGTGTCCTCGGGCTGGTCGATTGCGAACGCCACAACATTGGCTATACGGTCTGGCAAGATACCAATTTGTTTGTACAACCTCGACATCCGGGAATGTCAGCGCTTGACCGCATGTTGTCGGGCGATGTGACCGATTTATACGTGGTGCGCGAATATCTTGATGGTCAACTAACCCCCCGCAATTAATCGGATTTTTTGCTTGCTAAATTATGCCGCACAAAAGTGCAGCAAAAAGTGCGGCAGAAAGTGCGGCAAAAAGTGCGGCAGAAAGTGCGGCAGAAAGTGCGGCAGAAAGTGCGGCAGAAAGTGCGGCAGAAAGTGCGGCAGAAAGTGCAGCAGAAAGTGCAGCAGAAAGTGCGGCAGAAAGTGCAGCAGAAAGTGCAGCAGAAAGTGCAGCAGAAAGTGCCGCACTTTTTTGATGCGCCACAGGAAATACAGCCCAATGCGTAATCCTATTTATTATTTCTGCCAAAAGTCCGTCGGAAAACGCTTTCGAGTAAAGATTGGTAACAGATAGAAGGAGCGGCAAACTATCTTATGTAACATCGAGCGATATGAGCTAATTTTTTAGCAACACCTCCGCCCAAACAATGGCAAACAACTTTTAAAAAAAGGTTTGTTTAGCACTTTTTTTGGGATGAATGGAGTGATTTTTGACAGATAGATTCATAGTTTCTAAGCTAATAAATAGGCATGAAATGAGACATTTATCGGGTGACAGAGAATGCGTTAATCAAGCAAAATAAAATGCTTGATTAACATAGGGAGAGAGAAAAACTGGTAAATTTACCTGTTGCGCAAATCATGTGTTGTTGTAACAGGTATTGTTGGACGGAGTTGCTAACGCGGAGAAGACCCCGCTTTATCGTAAAATCAAGTGTAACTTCATTTCGCCTCTTACTCATAAAAGGGTACTGTGTAAGTGGGTAACTCACGAAACGGAAAAAATCGTACGCCAAGAACGTAAAGTGTCGGTATGGAGTCTTAGACCGAGCACAGAAAGTGTCAGGAAATACAAAATAGGTTCTGCCCTGACGTATTTTGGCCGGTCAGTCTGACGTCAGGTTGACGTACACCAACTGGACATCGGGCGATATAATCCAATAACGATATGGCCCTGGGCGTCATCGCATTGGCTTCTCCGATCAGTTAGTTTTCTTAAGCAGTTGTTCCACTTCCGAAGCTGGCAGCGGTCGGCTACAGAAATAACCCTGGATTTCATCGCAACCATTCCGTGCCAAAAAATCCACCTGCGCCTGTGTTTCAACCCCTTCGGCTACCACCTTAAGTTTAAAGTTGTGCGCCATCGCAATAATGGTTAGCACTAAAGTAACATCACCCTCATCCAACGGAATATCGTTGATGAATGCTTTATCTATTTTTAGATTATCGAAGGGAAATCGTTTTAAGTAGCT containing:
- a CDS encoding group II intron maturase-specific domain-containing protein codes for the protein MRKYDGKLLIKPSKKSVKTFVDTLRTISKSNPTIKTESLIRLLNPKLRGWANHYRYVVSKAIFSRVDETVFQSLCRWTRRRHPQKNAKWLREKYFCHPALKTWHFHARISDADNRLILLRLVNIANVRIKRHVKLTPYDVTYLSYFEKRRQQKQLLNHGW